In the genome of Cryptomeria japonica chromosome 8, Sugi_1.0, whole genome shotgun sequence, one region contains:
- the LOC131061473 gene encoding carbon catabolite repressor protein 4 homolog 1-like has product MQETRAKEASESSSESQESSSESQELESRKCENYTEPASANPPPQRRLVSLKTEQTIKGPKFTVLTYNILADKWNESDRKHKACPAAALEWNNRKHKLVSEIIAYNADIICLQEVEEEHYKKYFLNQFRNHGYDGRYLVKPSGNPKEGCATFFLRERFSCMEEIEVVYGNQEFCNLVGEKLYLTGHDPQSYDPKSHSKPTQKTLRRFRANNIALILLLSFDSSLICVANTHVLANKDLPDVKMWQAYCLLHKLEEISMEKGNDDMPMVICGDFNSFPRSAAHCLLVGNEIDQNHTHLEAGTKYRFDANKLKRRSIELSSAYSAYFEQGVSDCGDENDDVMKRWMNPETKEPVFTHYASDFQETLDYIFYTHNNLEVEKLLEVVDWDTVSQAEDKYIPSSGKEKEIHHSGWDPADISDLVDEWKKSDD; this is encoded by the exons ATGCAAGAAACCAGAGCCAAAGAAGCAAGTGAATCCAGCAGCGAGAGCCAAGAATCGAGCAGCGAAAGCCAAGAATTGGAGAGCAGAAAATGTGAAAATTACACAGAGCCAGCATCTGCAAATCCTCCTCCACAGCGCAGGCTTGTGAGCCTCAAAACAGAACAAACTATCAAAGGACCAAAATTCACAGTTTTGACATACAACATTCTGGCAGACAAGTGGAACGAATCGGACAGGAAACACAAAGCCTGCCCAGCGGCTGCACTGGAATGGAATAACCGAAAACACAAGTTGGTCTCTGAAATCATTGCATACAATGCCGATATAATTTGTCTGCAGGAAGTGGAGGAAGAGCACTACAAAAAATACTTCTTAAACCAGTTCAGAAATCACGGATATGATGGGCGTTATTTGGTAAAACCTTCAGGGAACCCTAAAGAAGGCTGCGCCACCTTTTTTCTACGTGAAAGATTTTCTTGCATGGAGGAAATTGAAGTGGTGTATGGGAACCAGGAATTCTGCAATTTGGTAGGCGAGAAACTTTATTTAACGGGACATGATCCGCAGTCTTATGATCCCAAGTCTCATTCGAAGCCTACACAGAAAACACTTAGGCGATTCCGCGCTAATAACATAGCTTTGATTCTTTTGTTGAGTTTTGATTCGAGTCTGATTTGTGTGGCCAATACCCATGTGTTGGCTAATAAAGATCTACCAGATGTGAAGATGTGGCAAGCTTATTGTCTGCTACACAAATTAGAAGAAATTTCAATGGAGAAAGGGAATGATGATATGCCCATGGTGATCTGTGGTGACTTCAATTCTTTTCCCAGAAGCGCAGCCCACTGTTTACTGGTGGGCAATGAAATTGATCAGAATCACACACATCTTGAGGCTGGTACAAAGTATAGGTTTGATGCAAACAAGTTAAAGAGGAGATCTATTGAATTGTCCAGTGCTTATTCTGCTTATTTTGAGCAAGGAGTTTCAGATTGtggtgatgaaaatgatgatgtgaTGAAGCGTTGGATGAATCCGGAAACCAAAGAGCCCGTGTTTACTCATTATGCATCTGATTTTCAGGAGactttagattatatattttatacCCACAACAATTTAGAGGtggaaaaattattggaggttGTGGATTGGGATACTGTGTCTCAGGCGGAGGACAAATATATTCCTTCTAGT ggaaaagaaaaagaaatacatCATAGTGGATGGGACCCTGCGGATATTTCAGATCTTGTTGATGAATGGAAAAAATCTGATGATTGA